In one window of Leifsonia sp. Root112D2 DNA:
- a CDS encoding FHA domain-containing protein, with protein MNATPLTRPAIADPRPSDTTIIEPLPRPASAGPAIVSREIVLEPPAPAPEPVAAADANTAVADEPSVVDEQTGPTTVFFLTFSTGEHARVMGGGLLGRRPIAQPGESVAQVVQITDPGRSVSKTHLEFGLEGGELWICDRYSGNGTVVHAPGGGARLCEPGRRYRVGRGARVEIGDQHFDVS; from the coding sequence GTGAATGCGACGCCGCTGACCCGGCCCGCGATCGCCGACCCGCGGCCATCCGACACCACCATCATCGAGCCACTACCCAGGCCGGCCTCTGCCGGACCCGCCATCGTGAGCCGAGAGATCGTGCTGGAACCGCCGGCGCCCGCTCCTGAGCCCGTCGCGGCCGCTGACGCCAACACCGCCGTCGCGGACGAGCCCAGCGTGGTCGACGAGCAGACCGGACCGACCACCGTGTTCTTCCTCACCTTCAGCACGGGCGAACACGCTCGTGTGATGGGCGGGGGACTGTTGGGGCGCCGACCGATCGCGCAGCCGGGGGAGTCGGTCGCGCAGGTCGTGCAGATCACCGATCCGGGCAGATCCGTGTCGAAGACGCACCTGGAGTTCGGCCTCGAGGGCGGCGAATTGTGGATCTGTGATCGCTATTCGGGCAACGGTACTGTCGTTCATGCCCCCGGTGGTGGTGCGCGTCTGTGCGAGCCCGGCCGCCGATACCGGGTCGGTCGTGGTGCCCGCGTGGAGATCGGAGACCAGCACTTCGACGTCAGCTGA
- a CDS encoding AAA family ATPase has product MTMTPEQAEWFADVFERMVTNVERVVLGKTHVIRLSFTALLSEGHLLLEDFPGTGKTSLARAIAQSVHGSSNRVQFTPDLLPGDITGVNIYDQRSGNFEFHRGPIFANIVLADEINRASPKTQSALLEVMEEGQVTVDGVTHPVAAPFMVIATQNPIEQAGTYRLPEAQLDRFIMKASIGYPDHEAMLRILDGSDHKAHEVIVPAVVPADTVVEMGALARTVHVDAAINDYVSRLVDATRTAVEVRLGVSVRGALALLRTAKTLAAANGRHYVIPDDVKALVEPVLAHRMVLDPEAEFDGVTTSSVVAQILIETPPPLDRQAV; this is encoded by the coding sequence ATGACCATGACCCCCGAGCAGGCCGAGTGGTTCGCCGATGTCTTCGAGCGGATGGTGACGAATGTCGAGCGCGTTGTGCTCGGCAAGACGCACGTCATCCGCCTCTCCTTCACGGCGCTGCTCAGCGAGGGCCACCTGCTTCTCGAGGACTTTCCCGGCACCGGCAAGACCTCGCTGGCGCGCGCCATAGCGCAGAGTGTGCATGGCTCGAGCAACCGCGTACAGTTCACGCCTGACCTGCTTCCCGGCGATATCACCGGTGTCAACATCTACGACCAGCGCAGCGGCAACTTCGAGTTTCACCGCGGACCCATCTTTGCCAACATCGTGCTCGCCGACGAGATCAACCGCGCCAGCCCCAAGACCCAGTCTGCGCTGCTCGAGGTGATGGAGGAGGGTCAGGTCACCGTCGACGGAGTAACCCATCCTGTCGCGGCGCCGTTCATGGTCATCGCCACGCAGAACCCCATCGAGCAGGCGGGAACCTACCGCTTGCCCGAGGCGCAGCTCGACCGCTTCATCATGAAGGCATCCATCGGCTACCCCGACCACGAGGCCATGCTGCGCATTCTCGACGGATCCGACCACAAGGCGCACGAGGTCATTGTTCCCGCTGTCGTGCCCGCAGACACCGTGGTGGAGATGGGCGCGCTCGCCCGCACCGTGCACGTGGATGCCGCCATCAACGACTACGTCTCCCGGCTGGTGGATGCCACGCGTACCGCCGTCGAGGTGCGTCTCGGCGTGAGCGTGCGCGGCGCCCTCGCGCTGCTGCGCACCGCCAAGACGCTCGCGGCCGCCAACGGCAGGCACTACGTGATTCCGGATGATGTCAAGGCGCTCGTCGAACCGGTGCTGGCACACCGCATGGTGCTCGACCCTGAGGCCGAATTCGATGGGGTGACGACCTCGAGCGTCGTCGCGCAGATTCTCATCGAGACCCCACCACCGCTTGATCGGCAAGCCGTGTGA
- a CDS encoding DUF58 domain-containing protein produces the protein MTNTVTRTQHELTNARTRIVGTRDGRLADAIVNAVRVVRTAFDALALVWRRVSSVVTPLGWSIAIVIVLAFWLGYALGWTEAVVVAWTGLALVCAALFYLIGRNAFQVRLAMPGNRVVVGDKAPGELIVHNPSRRRIAGVRVEVPVGLGLAEFAMPSLAKDASFHDVFLVPTSRRGVIPIGPVRTVRADPVGLIRREVVWASVLELFVHPKTIAIPSMSTGFIKDLEGTPTRDLTASDVAFHALREYVPGDERRNIHWKSTAKTGSYMVRQYEETRRSHLMVALSLATADYAGDEEFELAVSVAGSLGVRAIRDARTVSVVASEKTPEFAKRAVYAMRRLSTVNRARLLDDLARVAMADTALRLSELCRVAAEGAAGISIAFLVCGSTVTPTELRAASLQFPLGVDVIAVVCDEGAAPSLRQVTDLTVLTVGFLDDLQKSLARRAAVA, from the coding sequence GTGACCAACACCGTAACCAGAACGCAGCACGAGCTCACCAACGCACGAACCCGCATCGTCGGAACCCGCGACGGTCGGCTCGCCGACGCGATAGTCAACGCCGTGCGTGTCGTGCGCACGGCGTTCGACGCGCTCGCTCTCGTGTGGCGGAGGGTCAGCTCGGTCGTGACGCCGCTCGGCTGGTCCATCGCGATAGTGATAGTGCTCGCATTCTGGCTGGGATACGCGCTCGGCTGGACGGAGGCCGTCGTGGTCGCCTGGACCGGGCTTGCGCTGGTCTGTGCCGCCCTGTTCTACCTGATCGGCCGCAACGCCTTTCAGGTGCGGCTGGCCATGCCGGGCAATCGCGTTGTCGTCGGTGACAAGGCTCCCGGAGAGCTGATCGTGCACAACCCGAGCAGACGGCGCATCGCCGGTGTGCGCGTTGAGGTTCCCGTCGGTCTCGGCCTGGCCGAATTCGCCATGCCTTCCCTGGCCAAAGACGCAAGCTTTCACGACGTGTTCCTGGTGCCGACCTCGCGTCGCGGTGTGATTCCCATCGGACCGGTGCGCACGGTGCGAGCCGACCCCGTGGGGCTGATTCGCCGCGAGGTGGTCTGGGCCAGCGTTCTCGAGCTGTTCGTGCACCCGAAGACCATTGCGATTCCCAGCATGAGCACCGGCTTCATCAAGGACCTCGAGGGCACGCCCACGCGTGACCTGACGGCCAGCGACGTCGCATTCCATGCGCTGCGCGAATACGTTCCCGGTGACGAGCGTCGCAACATCCATTGGAAGAGCACAGCGAAGACCGGCAGCTACATGGTGCGCCAGTACGAGGAGACCCGTCGCAGCCACCTCATGGTGGCGTTGAGCCTCGCCACGGCCGACTACGCCGGCGACGAGGAGTTCGAGCTGGCGGTGAGCGTCGCGGGATCGTTGGGGGTTCGCGCGATTCGGGACGCGAGAACCGTCTCGGTGGTCGCCAGCGAGAAGACTCCGGAATTCGCCAAGCGTGCCGTCTACGCGATGCGACGACTCAGCACGGTCAACCGGGCACGGTTGCTCGACGACCTCGCCCGGGTGGCGATGGCAGACACGGCGCTGCGGCTCTCCGAGCTCTGCCGCGTGGCGGCGGAAGGTGCCGCCGGCATTTCCATTGCGTTTCTCGTCTGCGGTTCCACCGTGACGCCCACCGAACTGCGGGCCGCCTCCCTGCAGTTTCCGCTCGGCGTCGACGTGATAGCGGTCGTCTGCGACGAAGGCGCCGCGCCGTCGCTGCGCCAGGTGACCGATCTGACCGTGCTCACCGTCGGCTTCCTCGATGATCTGCAGAAGAGCCTCGCCCGACGGGCGGCTGTCGCGTGA
- a CDS encoding transglutaminase-like domain-containing protein: MKRPSATAIVVNLVFAIAATAIAASPFWGVYRSGEFLVMAAVTVGVGCVLAVLGAIFRWTSAVMVPAVIALYLALGVPLAIPHEAISGILPSASGELGLLQATALSWKQLVTISLPVGAYQALLVPAFILILLATVTGLTVALRARYGELAVLAPMLLFVAAILLGPSVDESPLPAALGLLVVLLFWLNWFRWRRRSAAVRALAAQSGVAVETSRDRRHIGLRTVAGAAVILVIAGSVGTAATILLPTKAPRDVVRTRVVQPFDPRDYPSPLVGFRGYLEPADSNKPMFTVSGLAGDRRIQIATLDSYDGVVYAVGAEGAHGESGSFTRVPYRLDQAGVDGRHVTLNVTVKGYTGVWLPGAGQLQQVHFDGSNAAALENSFFYNDTTGTSVVTRTVGTGDSYSLDAVVKPERTAAQLDSAEPGSATLPKPGVVPDELVSTLQDYSASQNSPGSKLAAALKALKANGYISHGIGTEPVSRSGHSADRITQLLTDVPMIGDQEQYAVTAALMARQLGFPARVVFGFALPAGASTSGAVTFTGSDVSAWIEVQTKADGWVTVDPTPPVRQIPAKQPDVPKQISRPQSVVQPPRDETIKQPQESPQSHVDKQDDSGPGAFVALLLAVLTIAGWSLLALAILAAPFLAVVAAKMRRRTLRKRAPTSIERIAGGWQEFADAAVDYGYAPPPAATRIELAETVGGMRPLVLASAANRAVFSPSAPTPDEADAVWKDVRELRSSLGSQRSRWQRLKAAVSLRSLGVYRGEKTRGRRPSEAGEQETAARNDRIWREDGQ; the protein is encoded by the coding sequence GTGAAGCGGCCGTCCGCGACGGCCATCGTCGTCAACCTGGTCTTTGCCATCGCGGCGACGGCCATCGCTGCCTCGCCATTCTGGGGCGTCTACCGCAGCGGCGAATTCCTGGTGATGGCGGCTGTCACGGTCGGTGTCGGCTGCGTGCTGGCCGTGCTCGGGGCCATTTTCCGCTGGACGAGTGCTGTCATGGTGCCCGCCGTCATCGCCCTGTACCTGGCGCTCGGAGTGCCGCTGGCGATTCCGCACGAGGCGATCAGCGGCATCCTGCCCTCGGCATCCGGTGAGCTTGGACTGCTGCAGGCCACAGCGCTGAGCTGGAAGCAACTCGTCACGATCTCTTTACCCGTCGGTGCCTACCAGGCGCTGCTGGTGCCGGCGTTCATCCTGATTCTTCTCGCCACCGTCACGGGGCTCACCGTTGCGCTGCGGGCGCGGTACGGCGAGCTCGCGGTGCTGGCCCCCATGTTGCTCTTCGTGGCGGCGATTCTGTTGGGGCCGAGCGTCGACGAGTCGCCGTTGCCGGCGGCGCTCGGACTGCTGGTCGTGCTGCTGTTCTGGCTGAACTGGTTCCGCTGGCGGCGCCGTTCCGCCGCGGTACGGGCCCTGGCCGCTCAGTCAGGCGTGGCGGTTGAGACCTCGAGGGACCGCCGTCACATCGGCTTGCGCACCGTCGCGGGAGCCGCGGTGATCCTGGTGATCGCCGGATCCGTCGGGACCGCCGCGACGATTCTTCTGCCGACGAAAGCCCCCCGCGACGTCGTGCGCACCCGCGTGGTTCAACCGTTTGACCCCCGGGACTACCCGAGCCCACTTGTCGGATTCAGGGGATACCTCGAACCGGCCGATTCGAACAAGCCGATGTTCACCGTGAGCGGTCTTGCCGGTGACCGGCGCATCCAGATCGCCACGCTCGACAGCTACGACGGGGTCGTGTACGCGGTGGGGGCCGAAGGAGCGCACGGCGAATCCGGTTCGTTCACCCGAGTGCCGTACCGGCTCGATCAGGCAGGCGTGGACGGCAGGCACGTCACACTGAACGTGACCGTGAAGGGATATACGGGAGTCTGGTTGCCCGGCGCCGGCCAACTGCAGCAGGTGCATTTCGACGGTTCGAACGCCGCAGCCCTGGAGAATTCGTTCTTCTACAACGACACCACGGGCACGAGCGTTGTCACGCGCACCGTTGGCACCGGCGACAGCTACAGCCTGGATGCCGTCGTGAAACCCGAGCGCACCGCCGCGCAGCTCGACTCGGCCGAGCCGGGCTCAGCAACCCTTCCCAAGCCCGGTGTGGTGCCCGACGAGCTGGTCTCGACGCTGCAGGACTACTCCGCTTCGCAAAACAGCCCGGGGTCGAAGCTCGCGGCCGCGCTGAAGGCGCTGAAGGCCAACGGATACATCAGCCACGGCATCGGAACCGAGCCGGTGAGCCGCTCGGGTCACAGCGCAGACCGCATCACGCAACTGCTGACGGATGTGCCGATGATCGGCGACCAGGAGCAGTACGCCGTCACGGCGGCGCTCATGGCCCGGCAGCTCGGATTCCCGGCCCGGGTGGTCTTCGGTTTCGCCCTGCCGGCTGGTGCATCGACCAGCGGCGCCGTGACGTTCACCGGATCTGATGTCTCGGCCTGGATCGAGGTGCAGACGAAGGCGGATGGCTGGGTCACTGTTGATCCAACGCCTCCGGTGCGACAGATTCCGGCCAAGCAGCCGGATGTGCCGAAGCAGATCTCCAGGCCCCAATCGGTGGTGCAGCCGCCCAGGGACGAGACCATCAAGCAACCACAGGAATCGCCGCAGTCGCACGTCGACAAGCAGGACGACTCGGGGCCGGGTGCCTTCGTTGCCCTGCTATTGGCGGTGCTCACGATAGCCGGCTGGAGCCTGCTCGCACTGGCCATTCTCGCCGCCCCCTTCCTCGCGGTGGTGGCGGCGAAGATGCGGCGGCGCACCCTGCGCAAACGTGCCCCGACCTCCATCGAGCGCATCGCCGGTGGCTGGCAGGAGTTCGCGGATGCCGCCGTCGACTACGGATACGCGCCGCCGCCGGCCGCGACACGCATCGAGCTCGCCGAAACAGTGGGCGGGATGCGACCGCTGGTGCTGGCATCCGCGGCGAATCGGGCCGTATTCAGCCCGAGCGCGCCCACCCCCGACGAGGCGGATGCCGTGTGGAAGGACGTGCGGGAACTGCGCTCTTCTCTCGGCAGTCAGCGCAGCCGATGGCAGCGGCTGAAGGCGGCGGTCTCGTTGCGCTCTCTCGGGGTCTACCGTGGAGAGAAGACGAGGGGCAGGCGCCCGAGCGAGGCAGGCGAGCAAGAGACCGCGGCACGCAACGACCGAATATGGAGAGAGGACGGGCAATGA